The Aminithiophilus ramosus genome contains a region encoding:
- a CDS encoding IS3 family transposase (programmed frameshift) — protein sequence MAAKRQRRSAEFKSKVAFAALKGDKTLAQLSGEFEVSAVQIGQWKKQLLQGGPEIFQRKGTPMDVETSMAPLYQEIGRLKMELDWLKKKSQALTLEGKRTSIDPEHPSISVRRQCDLLDLNRSSFYYASSSATETAENLEIMELIDGRYTCAPSYGSRRMTAWLRRQGQDVNRKRIGRLMRLMGLEGIGPKPGTSKPHPEHEIYPYLLRNAVIVRPNQVWSTDVTYLPMSGGFMYLAAVIDWHSRFVLSWELSNTLDAEFCVVALDRALRQGTPEIFNTDQGCQFTSKAFLSLLKEKEIRISMDGRGRALDNIFVERFWRTLKYEWLYLNDYERVRDLRCGLREYMDFYNDERLHSSLNYRTPREVHFADREGPMAV from the exons ATGGCAGCCAAGCGACAGAGGCGTTCAGCGGAGTTCAAAAGCAAAGTAGCCTTCGCTGCCCTGAAAGGGGATAAGACCCTGGCTCAATTGTCGGGTGAGTTCGAGGTTTCCGCCGTCCAGATCGGTCAGTGGAAGAAGCAGCTTCTGCAAGGGGGTCCGGAGATCTTTCAACGCAAAGGCACTCCGATGGATGTCGAGACGTCGATGGCCCCCCTCTACCAGGAGATCGGTCGGCTCAAGATGGAGCTCGACTGGCTCAAAAAAAAATC TCAGGCGCTGACGCTTGAGGGAAAGCGGACCTCCATCGATCCCGAGCACCCTTCGATCAGTGTTCGTCGGCAATGTGACCTCCTTGATCTTAACCGGTCCAGCTTCTACTACGCGAGCTCTTCCGCGACGGAGACGGCGGAGAACCTTGAAATCATGGAGCTCATCGACGGCCGGTACACCTGCGCCCCCTCTTACGGGAGCCGCCGGATGACGGCCTGGCTGCGTCGACAGGGACAGGACGTGAACCGCAAACGGATCGGACGGCTGATGAGGCTTATGGGGCTCGAAGGGATTGGCCCCAAACCGGGAACCAGCAAGCCTCACCCCGAACATGAGATTTATCCCTACCTGCTCCGGAACGCCGTCATCGTCAGACCGAATCAGGTCTGGAGCACCGATGTCACCTACCTCCCGATGAGTGGCGGTTTCATGTACCTCGCGGCCGTCATCGATTGGCACAGCCGCTTCGTTCTCTCCTGGGAACTTTCCAACACCCTGGACGCAGAGTTCTGCGTCGTCGCCCTCGACAGGGCCCTTCGGCAGGGAACGCCGGAGATCTTCAACACCGACCAGGGCTGTCAGTTCACCAGTAAGGCCTTTCTGTCTCTGCTCAAGGAAAAGGAGATCCGGATCAGCATGGACGGTCGTGGCAGGGCCCTCGACAACATCTTCGTGGAACGCTTCTGGCGGACCCTCAAGTATGAGTGGCTCTACTTGAACGACTACGAGCGGGTCCGCGATCTCCGCTGCGGCCTGCGGGAGTATATGGACTTCTACAACGACGAAAGGCTTCACTCCTCACTGAACTACAGGACACCGCGGGAGGTTCACTTTGCCGACCGGGAGGGACCGATGGCGGTCTGA
- a CDS encoding MBL fold metallo-hydrolase produces MESNDWKLGCIINTHSNADHIGGNNYLQQHTGCTIFSSGIEVAFSKFPILEPSFLYGGYPCKDLRHKFLLAAESNVIDLTSENFPKDLHVIPLPGHFFHMVGIRTPDDVVFLADSVNSEMILEKYQISFIYDVSKYLETLSMIKTIQAEIFVPAHAEVTRDIRPLAELNYKKIMEISEKILEICRQPLCFEDILQKIFAAYQLTMTFEQYVLVGSTVRSYLSWLKDEGKLNVQFKENRLLWQAKSGS; encoded by the coding sequence CTGGAAAGCAACGACTGGAAGTTGGGATGCATCATCAACACCCACTCCAACGCCGATCACATCGGAGGCAACAACTACCTCCAGCAGCACACAGGCTGCACGATATTCTCCAGCGGGATAGAAGTCGCCTTCTCCAAGTTTCCGATCTTAGAACCGTCCTTTTTATATGGGGGGTACCCGTGTAAGGATCTACGGCACAAGTTTCTTCTAGCTGCTGAAAGCAACGTCATTGATCTGACTAGCGAAAATTTTCCCAAGGACTTGCACGTCATTCCTCTTCCCGGCCATTTCTTTCATATGGTAGGAATTCGTACACCAGACGACGTCGTATTCCTTGCAGACAGCGTTAACAGCGAAATGATACTCGAAAAATATCAAATTTCCTTTATTTACGATGTCAGTAAATATCTAGAAACGCTTTCCATGATAAAAACCATTCAAGCTGAAATTTTTGTTCCAGCTCACGCGGAAGTCACCCGTGACATCAGGCCTCTAGCGGAACTAAACTACAAAAAAATAATGGAAATATCGGAAAAAATCCTGGAGATATGTCGGCAACCTCTCTGTTTCGAGGACATCCTGCAAAAAATTTTCGCTGCCTATCAGTTGACAATGACCTTCGAGCAGTATGTCCTTGTAGGAAGCACGGTCCGCTCCTATCTCTCCTGGCTGAAGGACGAGGGCAAATTAAATGTCCAATTCAAGGAGAACAGGCTCCTCTGGCAGGCAAAGTCGGGTTCCTGA
- a CDS encoding LysR substrate-binding domain-containing protein, translating to MNRSVTLRQIEVFVHVARGGNLTAAAVRLGLSQSAASMSLGELERLLGGPLFHRVGRGLCLNDRGRSLLPSAEAVLLAFRDFSDRAGGEGGLSGDLVVACSTTIANYLFPSCMKAFLEAHRGLSLSLDVGNTEEIAEEVRKGEADLGLVEGDCADQGLVTEKWLRDELLLCASPRHPLVTARSVPLSRLAGETWIFREEGAGTLSTLLKAFAEEDFFPDRILHIGHTEAIKRAVEAGLGVSCLSRFALSRELRSGDLALIDTPFRPHRWFCLIHRRGPRSAALTLLVDWLLDRRSLLT from the coding sequence ATGAATCGTTCCGTGACCCTGCGCCAGATCGAAGTCTTCGTCCACGTCGCCCGAGGAGGTAATCTGACGGCGGCCGCCGTCCGGCTGGGTCTTTCCCAATCGGCGGCCAGCATGTCCCTCGGCGAGCTGGAACGCCTTCTCGGAGGGCCGCTCTTCCACCGCGTCGGCCGCGGTCTGTGCCTCAACGACCGGGGCCGTTCCCTTCTGCCTTCGGCCGAGGCCGTTCTTCTTGCCTTCCGTGACTTTTCCGACAGGGCGGGAGGGGAGGGCGGCCTCTCGGGCGACCTCGTCGTCGCCTGCAGCACGACGATCGCCAACTACCTGTTCCCGTCTTGCATGAAGGCCTTCCTGGAGGCACACCGGGGGCTCTCTCTTTCTCTTGATGTCGGCAACACGGAGGAGATCGCCGAAGAGGTTCGCAAAGGAGAGGCGGATCTGGGACTGGTCGAAGGCGACTGCGCCGATCAGGGACTCGTGACGGAGAAGTGGCTTCGCGATGAGCTCCTTCTCTGTGCCTCGCCTCGTCACCCTCTCGTGACTGCCAGATCCGTGCCCCTCTCCCGTCTTGCCGGGGAGACCTGGATCTTTCGGGAAGAGGGGGCGGGGACGCTTAGCACGCTCCTGAAGGCCTTCGCAGAAGAGGATTTTTTCCCGGACCGGATCCTCCACATCGGCCATACGGAAGCGATCAAGCGGGCTGTCGAAGCGGGGCTGGGCGTCAGTTGTCTTTCCCGCTTCGCCCTCTCGAGGGAGCTCCGTTCGGGAGATCTGGCCCTGATCGATACGCCTTTCCGTCCCCACCGCTGGTTTTGCCTCATCCATCGCCGAGGGCCCCGGAGCGCCGCCCTCACTCTTCTCGTCGATTGGCTTCTGGATCGGCGTTCTCTTCTCACCTGA
- a CDS encoding enoyl-CoA hydratase/isomerase family protein — MSDAVCVRRRVEGAVGFVTLNRPEAMNTFNRALALELDEALEAMERSSDVRVVVVEGAGKHFSTGIDLKEFLAQERREMRPFLALMDRHNYRLASMTKPVIASIQGYALANGAGLALACDFIVASDDAVLGTTAVNVGLICLEPGYQLARWIGPKRALHYVLSGDFLPVAEAERMGIVCRAVPREELAAATLELARRLAAKSPLSLAAGKRGMHRIEALMLERAIDVAGEQFTALAVTEDAREGVEAFLARRPPSWKGC; from the coding sequence GTGAGCGATGCCGTTTGCGTGAGAAGGCGCGTCGAAGGCGCCGTCGGTTTCGTGACCCTCAACCGTCCCGAGGCCATGAATACCTTCAACAGGGCCTTGGCTCTCGAGCTCGACGAAGCGCTGGAGGCCATGGAGCGCTCCTCCGACGTCCGTGTCGTCGTCGTCGAGGGGGCGGGGAAGCACTTCTCGACGGGGATCGACCTGAAGGAATTTTTGGCCCAGGAACGCCGGGAGATGCGTCCCTTCCTGGCCCTGATGGATCGCCACAACTACCGTCTGGCCTCCATGACCAAGCCCGTCATCGCCTCCATTCAGGGCTATGCCCTGGCCAACGGCGCCGGGCTGGCTCTGGCCTGTGATTTTATCGTCGCCTCCGATGACGCCGTGCTGGGAACGACGGCCGTCAACGTAGGGCTCATCTGTCTTGAGCCAGGCTATCAGCTGGCCCGGTGGATCGGCCCCAAGCGGGCCCTTCATTATGTCCTCTCCGGCGACTTCCTTCCCGTCGCCGAGGCGGAGAGGATGGGAATCGTCTGTCGCGCCGTTCCTCGCGAGGAGCTCGCCGCGGCCACCCTCGAACTGGCGCGGAGATTGGCCGCGAAAAGCCCTCTCTCCCTGGCTGCGGGCAAGAGAGGTATGCACCGCATCGAGGCCCTCATGCTGGAACGGGCCATCGACGTGGCCGGAGAGCAGTTCACCGCTTTGGCCGTCACGGAAGACGCCCGAGAGGGCGTCGAAGCCTTCTTGGCCCGACGCCCCCCCTCGTGGAAGGGGTGCTGA
- a CDS encoding tyrosine-type recombinase/integrase produces the protein MALTELMAKQAKPKEKTYSLSDGKGLILEVRPSGRKYWIVRYWVGGKEKRKSLGPYPGVSLRAAREANFELRKDIAAGELPNRTGELFNDVVEEWLEKRAKPKFSDSYLRTVLIRLNRYVLPEFGHRNLGDITSGTILALCRRIEEQGLTDTAHRIKQLMGQIFRYGIATDRIDTDPTSALSGALQPHKKRHYATIVDAKSVGELMRNIEAYPQLLTRLALRFSALVFCRPGEIRQAEWTEIDWQSAEWRIPAEKMKMDRPHIVPLAEQAVATLRDVHRHTASGKWVFPSARRDGRPMSENTIRVALRTMGYANDDMTAHGFRGMASTLLNENGWPVDVIERQLAHVDKNTVRAAYNHAEYLPQRRDMMQWWADWLARQTKE, from the coding sequence GTGGCCTTGACGGAGTTGATGGCGAAGCAGGCCAAACCCAAAGAAAAAACCTACTCTCTTTCGGATGGGAAGGGGCTCATTCTCGAGGTGCGCCCGAGCGGGAGAAAATACTGGATCGTTCGGTACTGGGTGGGAGGCAAGGAGAAAAGGAAATCTCTGGGACCCTACCCTGGCGTGTCCCTCCGGGCCGCCAGAGAAGCCAACTTCGAGCTGAGGAAGGACATCGCGGCCGGTGAGCTGCCGAACAGGACGGGCGAGCTTTTCAACGATGTCGTCGAAGAGTGGTTGGAGAAACGGGCAAAACCGAAGTTCTCCGACAGCTACCTTCGAACGGTCCTGATCCGATTGAATCGATACGTCCTGCCGGAGTTCGGGCACAGAAATCTCGGCGACATCACATCCGGGACGATCCTCGCCTTGTGTCGCCGCATCGAGGAACAGGGGCTGACTGACACGGCCCACCGCATCAAGCAACTCATGGGGCAGATCTTCCGCTACGGCATCGCCACCGATCGAATCGACACGGACCCAACGTCCGCCCTCAGTGGAGCCCTGCAGCCTCACAAGAAGCGACATTATGCCACTATCGTCGACGCAAAGAGCGTCGGCGAGCTCATGCGGAATATCGAGGCCTATCCCCAGTTGCTTACGCGACTGGCCTTGCGGTTCTCTGCCCTCGTTTTCTGCCGGCCAGGGGAAATCCGTCAGGCCGAGTGGACAGAGATCGACTGGCAGTCGGCAGAGTGGCGCATCCCAGCTGAGAAGATGAAAATGGACCGCCCCCACATCGTCCCCCTGGCGGAACAGGCCGTGGCGACCCTGAGGGACGTCCACAGACACACCGCCAGCGGGAAGTGGGTTTTCCCCTCCGCTCGGCGCGACGGACGCCCCATGAGCGAGAATACCATTCGCGTCGCCCTTCGAACGATGGGCTACGCGAATGATGACATGACTGCCCACGGGTTCCGCGGCATGGCCAGCACTCTTTTGAACGAGAACGGCTGGCCCGTCGACGTTATCGAACGCCAACTCGCCCATGTCGACAAGAATACCGTCCGCGCCGCCTATAACCATGCGGAGTACCTGCCTCAGCGCCGGGACATGATGCAGTGGTGGGCCGACTGGCTGGCCAGACAGACAAAGGAGTAG
- a CDS encoding Ldh family oxidoreductase: protein MITYDTLKTLASHILQGLGYGAEAADLTARVLVEADARGVASHGVARLAFYESNLKGGVVDLEATPEIVHETPLSLVVDGHGAVGPIVSRFAMDRCLEKARAVGAGFASVRNSNHYGMAGLWAEEAAAEGMIGLSFTNTRSCAIVTFGKRSLMGTNPIAVAIPTGEEPFLLDMATTTVAHGKIEVCDRRDKAMPLGWAVDEEGRGTTDAHLVVDHFHKGVPYGGQLYLGGEGELLGGHKGYGLALLVELLCAGLSLGSWSPRIYGERGTKNGIAHFFAALRLDLFGEREAIERHVAAILDEIRRSEKAEGESRIYIHGEKERENRRRALEEGIDLDEATRDLLARYCQRFALACPSF, encoded by the coding sequence GTGATCACCTACGACACACTGAAGACCCTTGCGTCCCACATCCTTCAAGGTCTCGGCTATGGCGCCGAGGCGGCCGATCTGACGGCCCGCGTCCTCGTCGAGGCCGACGCCAGGGGCGTCGCCTCCCACGGAGTGGCCCGCCTCGCCTTCTACGAGAGCAACCTCAAGGGCGGCGTCGTCGACCTCGAGGCGACGCCGGAGATCGTCCACGAGACCCCCCTCTCCCTCGTCGTCGACGGCCACGGAGCCGTCGGCCCCATCGTCTCCCGCTTCGCCATGGACCGATGCCTCGAAAAGGCCCGGGCAGTGGGAGCGGGCTTCGCCTCGGTGCGCAACTCCAACCACTACGGCATGGCCGGGCTCTGGGCCGAAGAGGCCGCCGCCGAGGGGATGATCGGCCTCTCCTTCACCAACACCCGAAGCTGCGCCATCGTCACCTTCGGCAAGAGAAGCCTCATGGGGACCAACCCCATCGCCGTGGCCATCCCCACGGGCGAGGAGCCTTTCCTCCTCGACATGGCGACGACGACGGTGGCTCACGGCAAGATCGAAGTCTGCGACCGCCGGGACAAGGCCATGCCCCTGGGCTGGGCCGTCGACGAAGAGGGACGGGGAACGACAGACGCCCATCTCGTCGTCGATCACTTCCACAAGGGCGTCCCCTACGGAGGCCAGCTCTATCTCGGAGGCGAGGGGGAGCTCCTCGGTGGCCACAAGGGCTACGGCTTGGCCCTGCTCGTCGAACTCCTCTGCGCCGGCCTCTCCCTGGGGAGCTGGAGCCCGCGCATCTACGGCGAAAGGGGAACGAAAAACGGCATCGCCCACTTCTTCGCCGCCCTTCGCCTCGACCTCTTCGGCGAGAGGGAGGCCATAGAGAGACATGTGGCCGCCATCCTCGACGAGATCCGCCGGAGCGAAAAGGCCGAGGGGGAATCGCGCATCTACATCCACGGCGAGAAGGAGAGAGAAAACCGCCGACGGGCCCTCGAAGAGGGCATCGACCTCGACGAGGCCACGAGAGACCTCCTGGCCCGCTACTGTCAGCGTTTTGCTCTCGCCTGCCCCTCCTTCTGA
- a CDS encoding sodium:solute symporter family protein, with translation MNVQLVILVIYAIVLAAISAAASKLRQKSKGEALEYLLAGRRLPAVVVAAMLAGLAIGGVSTVGVAQDAYNRGLSAGWYNAAWGISGIVVGLFAASFFRRSGVTTIPEMMGRLYGRKARFVGALAQILVLMVITSLQYVAGGAILTAILPAVFTFKTGMIATALLFVGIAFIGGYWAGGISNILNVVVIYVGIIAALIAATGQFGGWDNVVAALPPDRPWFDWTAGAGVAVIAAWMVVMLTQAFSLQAVSQIAFAAKDAPTARRGFILGGIIILPAGFLCALFGVLAAAQFPHLENAAMALPTLATAINPLIGGLFLAGLWAADISTAVALLLGSSTLVVEDIVKSLLPEKSWRGREMFLSRTVILVVSLGTFFLALTAADILRTVTTALAITASFTLLILSRLLVPSLCRRANGFWTIATSLLVWLLWTFVPSFRITPHIVYLEWPLCLTAFVLSSLLGREGLPAEELSPSELTVAPAAEGE, from the coding sequence GTGAACGTACAACTTGTCATTTTGGTGATTTACGCCATCGTTCTGGCCGCCATTTCGGCGGCGGCCTCGAAGTTGAGGCAGAAAAGCAAGGGAGAGGCCCTGGAATATCTCCTGGCCGGGAGAAGGCTGCCGGCCGTCGTCGTCGCCGCCATGCTAGCCGGTCTGGCCATAGGAGGCGTCTCCACCGTAGGCGTCGCGCAGGACGCCTACAACCGGGGCCTTTCGGCCGGCTGGTACAACGCGGCCTGGGGCATCAGCGGCATCGTCGTCGGTCTTTTCGCCGCCTCCTTTTTCCGCCGCAGCGGCGTCACGACCATCCCCGAAATGATGGGACGTCTCTACGGTCGCAAGGCCCGCTTCGTCGGAGCCCTGGCCCAGATCCTGGTCCTCATGGTCATCACCTCCCTGCAGTACGTGGCGGGAGGCGCCATCCTGACGGCCATCCTTCCTGCCGTCTTCACCTTCAAGACGGGCATGATCGCCACGGCCCTCCTCTTCGTCGGCATCGCCTTCATCGGCGGCTACTGGGCCGGAGGGATCAGCAACATCCTCAACGTCGTCGTCATCTATGTGGGCATCATCGCCGCTCTCATCGCCGCGACGGGGCAGTTCGGCGGCTGGGACAACGTCGTCGCCGCCCTTCCTCCCGACAGGCCCTGGTTCGACTGGACGGCCGGAGCGGGAGTGGCCGTCATCGCCGCCTGGATGGTCGTCATGCTCACTCAGGCCTTCTCTCTCCAGGCCGTCTCCCAGATCGCCTTCGCCGCAAAAGACGCCCCGACGGCCCGTCGCGGCTTCATCCTCGGCGGCATCATCATCCTTCCCGCCGGCTTCCTCTGCGCCCTCTTCGGCGTTCTCGCCGCCGCACAGTTCCCCCACCTGGAAAACGCCGCCATGGCCCTGCCCACCTTGGCGACGGCCATCAATCCCCTCATCGGCGGCCTCTTCCTGGCCGGACTCTGGGCTGCCGACATCTCCACCGCCGTGGCCCTCCTCCTGGGCAGTTCGACTCTCGTCGTCGAGGATATCGTCAAATCCCTGCTGCCTGAAAAAAGCTGGAGAGGGCGGGAGATGTTTCTCTCCCGCACCGTGATCCTCGTCGTCAGTCTCGGGACCTTCTTCCTGGCCCTGACGGCGGCCGATATTCTCAGGACGGTGACGACGGCTCTGGCCATAACGGCCTCCTTCACCCTCCTCATCCTCTCTCGCCTTCTCGTCCCCTCTCTATGCCGTCGAGCCAACGGATTCTGGACCATCGCCACCTCCCTTCTCGTCTGGCTCCTCTGGACCTTCGTCCCCTCCTTCCGCATCACGCCCCACATCGTCTACCTCGAATGGCCCCTCTGCCTGACGGCCTTCGTCCTCTCCTCCCTCCTCGGCCGGGAGGGACTGCCCGCGGAGGAGCTCTCTCCGTCGGAACTCACCGTCGCCCCCGCCGCCGAAGGGGAGTAA
- a CDS encoding YeiH family protein: MKKILNHPLFRPTAAAATALLTASPALGLGLGAALGLTAGNAPGKATSKLGKNLLQLSVIFLGFGLPLGTVLHVGFSSLGLTLVSISATLLAGILLGKLFAVEKNLSFLLSGGTAICGGSAIAAMAPAIGASSAHTAVAMAVVFLLNGVALVLFPPLGHLAHLTQQQFGLWAALAIHDTSSVVGAGAAYGMEAFALATTVKLTRALWILPLSFAASRLCRGRSGAAFPWFLLGFLLASLTRSLAPGLTPLWGALALTGKRLMVATLFLVGAALTRKDLGDVGGRPLLEALALWVLVSVASLAAIKFGGLHIDLAL, encoded by the coding sequence ATGAAGAAGATCCTGAACCACCCTCTCTTCCGCCCGACGGCAGCCGCCGCGACGGCCCTCCTCACCGCCTCACCCGCCCTGGGACTCGGCCTCGGGGCCGCCCTGGGCCTGACGGCAGGCAACGCTCCGGGGAAGGCCACATCCAAATTGGGCAAAAACCTCCTCCAGCTTTCCGTCATCTTCCTGGGCTTCGGCCTCCCCCTCGGGACGGTCCTTCACGTGGGTTTCTCCTCCTTGGGACTCACCCTCGTCAGCATCAGCGCCACCCTTCTGGCGGGAATCCTTCTGGGAAAACTCTTTGCCGTGGAGAAGAATCTCTCCTTCCTGCTCAGCGGCGGAACGGCCATCTGCGGCGGAAGCGCCATCGCCGCCATGGCTCCCGCCATCGGCGCCTCGTCAGCCCACACCGCCGTGGCTATGGCCGTCGTCTTCCTCCTCAACGGCGTCGCCCTCGTCCTCTTCCCCCCGCTGGGACATCTGGCCCATCTGACGCAGCAGCAGTTCGGCCTCTGGGCCGCCCTTGCCATTCACGACACGAGCAGCGTCGTCGGAGCCGGAGCGGCCTACGGCATGGAGGCCTTCGCCCTGGCCACCACGGTCAAACTGACGCGTGCCCTCTGGATTCTTCCCCTCTCCTTCGCCGCCTCCCGCCTCTGTAGAGGCAGAAGCGGAGCCGCCTTTCCCTGGTTTCTGCTGGGTTTTCTCCTCGCCTCGTTGACGCGGAGCCTCGCCCCGGGTCTGACGCCCCTCTGGGGAGCCCTGGCCCTGACGGGCAAAAGGCTCATGGTCGCCACTCTCTTTCTCGTCGGAGCGGCCCTGACGAGGAAGGACCTCGGCGACGTCGGCGGCCGTCCTCTGTTGGAGGCCCTCGCCCTTTGGGTCCTCGTCAGCGTCGCCTCCCTGGCGGCCATCAAGTTCGGCGGCCTCCACATCGATCTCGCCCTTTGA
- a CDS encoding hydrogenase expression protein HypA/HybF, producing MRKFRCLSCRHEFEAAPNVVPAHCPKCYNRYVELVEGPAVKGKSWGSKSYSVAPRKS from the coding sequence GTGCGCAAGTTCCGTTGTCTCAGTTGCAGGCATGAATTCGAAGCGGCTCCCAATGTCGTTCCCGCCCACTGCCCCAAGTGCTACAACCGCTACGTCGAACTCGTCGAGGGACCGGCCGTCAAGGGCAAGTCCTGGGGCAGCAAGAGCTACAGCGTGGCCCCGAGGAAGAGTTAG
- a CDS encoding DUF554 domain-containing protein, protein MKDLFAHLPAAGTLVNALAVVIGSTAGLLIRSRLPENLMKAIFQSIGLFTLFLGVHMASQTGNFLVLIFSLVLGSILGERIDLDGLLQKFGEVLKKRFSKGNDRFVEGFITASLLFCTGSMAILGAIEEGLGGFPNLLFAKSLLDGVSSLALSASLGLGVLFAAIPLVLYQGSLTFFAGAAQTYLSQAVINEMSAVGGLILLGLGLVILDIKAIKVTNMLPGLILAALMAAFFL, encoded by the coding sequence ATGAAGGATCTTTTCGCCCATCTGCCCGCAGCGGGCACGCTCGTGAACGCCCTGGCCGTCGTCATCGGCAGCACGGCAGGGCTTCTCATCCGATCCAGACTGCCGGAGAATCTCATGAAGGCCATCTTCCAGTCCATCGGCCTCTTCACCCTCTTCCTGGGCGTCCACATGGCCTCTCAGACGGGAAACTTCCTCGTCCTCATCTTCAGCCTCGTCCTGGGCTCCATCCTGGGAGAACGGATCGACCTCGACGGTCTCCTCCAGAAGTTCGGCGAGGTTCTCAAAAAACGCTTCAGCAAGGGCAACGACCGTTTCGTCGAGGGCTTCATCACGGCCTCCCTCCTCTTCTGCACGGGATCGATGGCCATTCTGGGGGCCATCGAAGAGGGGCTGGGCGGCTTTCCCAACCTGCTTTTCGCCAAATCCCTCCTCGACGGCGTCTCCTCTTTGGCTCTGTCGGCCTCCCTGGGACTGGGCGTCCTCTTCGCCGCCATCCCTCTCGTCCTTTACCAGGGTAGTCTCACCTTCTTCGCCGGAGCGGCCCAGACCTATCTCTCCCAGGCCGTCATCAACGAAATGAGCGCCGTCGGCGGCCTCATTCTCCTCGGACTGGGACTGGTCATCTTGGACATCAAGGCCATCAAGGTGACGAACATGCTGCCAGGTCTGATTCTGGCCGCCCTCATGGCCGCTTTCTTCCTCTAG
- a CDS encoding carbon starvation CstA family protein, protein MLMSLFLIAVVLFSVAYVVYGRFQNRVYELDAKAKTPAELYFDGMDYVPAHPEVLLGHHFASIAGAGPIVGPITAAALFGWLPAYLWCLVGSIFFGGVHDMGSIVASIRHKGYSIGEVVDRWIGHRGKTIFLCFSWLTLVLVIAVFLELSAQSFAADPAVAFSATLYIAMALVFGVLIYRMNVSLWVSSAVMVPIVIGAIFYASGTGWIRDFFTLDVNTWRLLLVGYIFAASILPVWLLLQPRDYLASYMLYFSVFIGTIGMLFGSRYEVTLPAFKGLTTANGQFIWPMLFVVVACGAISGFHSLVGSGTTAKQLRRETDARPIGYGGMLLEGLVAVIAIGTVMISGSIAKGGPTITYAEGLGQFAGLIGISPAIGTSMGLLALNSFLLTTLDTATRLARYQLQELTGMKLDRYTATIVGVALAMVLLFYKTGGKPAWALIWPVFGAANQLVAALALLAIGVWITKGLKKDAKFVMIPMVFMLVTTVAALFLLIKANLNNPLLSGMAVVLLVLAFMLVKEAWSALKSDDLTAAKPR, encoded by the coding sequence ATGTTGATGTCTTTGTTCCTGATCGCCGTCGTCCTCTTCTCCGTCGCCTACGTCGTCTACGGCAGATTCCAGAACCGCGTCTACGAGCTGGACGCCAAGGCCAAGACGCCGGCCGAGCTCTACTTCGACGGCATGGATTATGTTCCCGCCCACCCGGAGGTCCTTCTGGGTCACCACTTCGCCTCCATCGCCGGGGCCGGTCCCATCGTGGGTCCCATCACGGCGGCGGCCCTTTTCGGCTGGCTCCCGGCCTATCTCTGGTGCCTCGTCGGATCCATCTTCTTCGGCGGCGTCCACGACATGGGGTCCATCGTCGCCTCCATCCGCCACAAGGGCTATTCCATCGGAGAGGTCGTCGACCGCTGGATCGGCCACAGGGGGAAGACGATCTTCCTCTGCTTCTCCTGGCTGACCCTCGTCCTCGTCATCGCCGTCTTCCTCGAACTGTCGGCCCAGAGCTTCGCCGCCGATCCCGCCGTGGCCTTTTCGGCGACGCTCTACATCGCCATGGCCCTCGTCTTCGGCGTCCTCATCTACCGCATGAACGTCTCCCTCTGGGTGAGCAGCGCCGTCATGGTTCCCATCGTCATCGGCGCCATCTTCTATGCCTCCGGAACCGGGTGGATCCGCGATTTCTTCACCCTCGACGTCAACACCTGGCGACTCCTGCTCGTGGGCTACATCTTCGCCGCCTCCATCCTCCCCGTCTGGCTCCTCCTCCAGCCCCGCGACTACCTTGCCTCCTACATGCTCTATTTCTCCGTCTTCATCGGGACGATCGGCATGCTCTTCGGCAGCCGTTACGAGGTGACCCTTCCCGCCTTCAAGGGACTGACGACGGCCAACGGCCAGTTCATCTGGCCCATGCTCTTCGTCGTCGTCGCCTGCGGTGCCATCTCGGGCTTCCATTCCCTCGTCGGCAGCGGAACGACGGCCAAGCAGCTCCGCCGCGAGACCGACGCCCGGCCCATCGGCTACGGCGGCATGCTTCTCGAAGGACTGGTGGCCGTCATCGCCATCGGTACGGTGATGATTTCGGGCTCCATCGCCAAGGGCGGCCCCACCATCACCTACGCCGAGGGGTTGGGCCAGTTCGCCGGTCTCATCGGCATCAGCCCCGCCATCGGAACGTCCATGGGCCTTCTGGCCCTCAACTCCTTCCTCCTCACCACGCTCGACACGGCGACGCGCCTGGCCCGCTACCAGCTCCAGGAGCTGACGGGGATGAAGCTCGACCGCTACACGGCCACGATCGTCGGCGTCGCCCTGGCCATGGTCCTCCTGTTCTACAAGACGGGAGGCAAGCCGGCCTGGGCCCTCATCTGGCCCGTCTTCGGCGCGGCGAATCAGCTTGTCGCGGCCCTGGCTCTTCTGGCCATCGGCGTCTGGATCACGAAAGGTCTCAAGAAGGATGCCAAGTTCGTCATGATCCCCATGGTCTTCATGCTCGTCACGACGGTCGCGGCCCTCTTCCTTCTCATCAAGGCCAACCTGAACAACCCTCTGCTTTCGGGGATGGCCGTCGTTCTTCTTGTCCTGGCCTTCATGCTCGTCAAAGAGGCTTGGAGCGCCTTGAAATCGGATGACCTGACGGCGGCCAAGCCCAGGTAA